From one Butyricimonas faecihominis genomic stretch:
- a CDS encoding pyridoxal phosphate-dependent aminotransferase, with protein MLNGHGDDIYKSNTEIKANFSTNVWYDADTDILRSMLITQIDKIFHYPEPAAESFVREVARFHNLQPQNVIAGNGATELFYLIAHAFEGSKTILPIPSFSEYEDACTLYRHQQIFVPIKDFQAGPADLMFICNPNNPDGHVWKLEEIENILQQYPQMTLVVDESFIDFAPTAQPSEPLLASYPNLLVIHSMTKSYAIPGLRLGYMLGSENLIDRIKRFTHPWNVNALAIEIGKFLLQNGKYLLPDTGRLLKRKENFVRAFDELPGYSPVPSETSFFLIHTIHKSHVLKQELLKQFGILIRDASNFRGLDEHYFRVNTLSDEKNQMLLRALRLLSITDL; from the coding sequence ATGCTGAACGGACACGGAGATGACATATACAAATCAAACACGGAAATAAAAGCTAATTTCTCCACCAACGTATGGTATGACGCGGACACGGATATTCTCCGTTCCATGCTGATCACCCAAATCGACAAAATATTCCATTACCCGGAGCCTGCCGCCGAATCATTCGTACGGGAAGTTGCCCGGTTCCACAACCTGCAACCACAAAACGTGATTGCCGGAAACGGTGCCACGGAACTGTTTTACCTGATCGCACACGCTTTCGAAGGGAGTAAAACCATCCTTCCCATTCCCTCTTTTTCGGAGTACGAAGACGCTTGCACCCTTTACAGGCACCAACAGATATTCGTACCCATAAAAGACTTTCAGGCAGGCCCCGCAGACTTAATGTTTATCTGCAACCCCAACAATCCTGACGGGCACGTGTGGAAGCTGGAAGAGATTGAAAATATTTTACAACAATACCCTCAAATGACACTTGTCGTGGACGAATCGTTCATTGACTTTGCCCCCACGGCACAGCCATCCGAACCGTTATTAGCCAGTTATCCTAATCTACTGGTCATTCATTCCATGACGAAAAGTTATGCCATCCCCGGATTACGCTTAGGCTATATGTTGGGCAGCGAAAACCTGATAGACCGGATCAAACGCTTCACCCACCCGTGGAACGTGAATGCACTAGCCATCGAGATCGGAAAATTCCTACTGCAAAATGGAAAATACCTTCTACCCGACACGGGCAGGTTGCTCAAGCGTAAGGAGAATTTTGTCCGCGCTTTCGATGAACTTCCCGGATACTCTCCCGTCCCCTCGGAAACCTCGTTTTTCCTTATTCACACGATACATAAATCCCACGTGTTAAAACAGGAACTATTGAAACAATTCGGGATTCTGATACGGGACGCCTCGAATTTCAGAGGTCTGGACGAACATTACTTCCGGGTAAACACACTCTCGGATGAAAAAAATCAGATGCTACTCCGGGCGTTGAGATTATTATCCATCACTGATTTATAA
- the cbiB gene encoding adenosylcobinamide-phosphate synthase CbiB has translation MFSFSIVIVPLIIGYLLDLIFGDPRKLPHPIVAFGNIIGWCERHFNKGKHKKRNGCLIAIILPLSTLLLGGLLALGSWMLHPFVYYCVASVFVFYGLANHSLIQEGGEVIRTLEEQGLDAGRKRLSWIVGRDTSQLPPRKIYTAVLETMAENLSDGVVAPLFFYALGGFPAMMAYKMVNTLDSMIGYKDARYKDFGCCSAHLDDVLNYIPARLTALLIVLSGYRKGIFSFIRKYARQHASPNSGYPESAMAGILDCRFGGPNIYHGILVEKPYIGTNDRELSIRDYKRAARINQSVCLITVILICLVFIPLI, from the coding sequence ATGTTCTCGTTTTCAATCGTCATCGTCCCTCTCATCATCGGGTATCTTCTCGATCTCATTTTTGGAGACCCCCGGAAATTACCTCATCCGATCGTAGCCTTCGGAAATATTATCGGATGGTGTGAACGACATTTCAACAAAGGGAAACACAAAAAACGAAACGGGTGCCTGATTGCCATCATCCTACCACTTTCCACACTCCTTTTAGGGGGACTTCTCGCCTTAGGAAGCTGGATGCTCCACCCCTTCGTGTATTACTGCGTCGCCTCCGTGTTCGTTTTCTACGGATTGGCGAACCACAGTCTTATACAGGAAGGCGGAGAAGTTATTCGAACCCTTGAAGAACAAGGATTGGACGCCGGACGAAAACGCTTGTCGTGGATTGTCGGTAGAGACACTAGCCAACTTCCCCCGAGAAAAATATATACCGCCGTGCTGGAAACCATGGCAGAGAATTTAAGTGACGGGGTAGTTGCCCCTTTATTCTTTTACGCCTTGGGAGGATTTCCTGCCATGATGGCTTATAAAATGGTAAACACGCTCGACTCCATGATCGGGTACAAAGATGCACGTTACAAAGATTTCGGGTGCTGTTCGGCTCATCTGGATGATGTACTGAATTATATCCCGGCCCGGCTAACAGCACTTCTGATCGTCCTGTCCGGCTACCGGAAAGGGATCTTTTCCTTCATCCGAAAATACGCCCGCCAACATGCCAGTCCCAACTCCGGTTACCCGGAATCCGCTATGGCCGGAATCCTCGATTGCCGTTTCGGGGGACCGAACATTTATCACGGAATACTCGTGGAAAAGCCTTACATCGGAACGAACGACAGGGAATTATCGATTAGGGATTACAAACGTGCCGCCCGCATCAATCAATCGGTATGCCTGATCACGGTAATCCTTATTTGCCTTGTTTTCATACCATTGATATAA